In a genomic window of Thiolapillus brandeum:
- the galE gene encoding UDP-glucose 4-epimerase GalE, which yields MTAKLKTILVTGGAGYIGSHTNVELLEAGYEVVVLDNLSNSQYTAIERVEEITGRKITFIEADLRDKDATIAVFHRHAIDAVIHFAGLKAVGESVHIPIPYYQNNIGGTLNLLEAMDAANVKNLVFSSSATVYGDPASLPITEDFPVSATNPYGRSKLIIEEMLADVYISDEAWNIARLRYFNPVGAHPSGCIGESPNDIPNNLMPYISQVAVGRLEKLSVFGDDYPTHDGTGVRDYIHVVDLARGHIKALEKLSQSPGMVTYNLGTGQGYSVLDMLKAFEKASGREIAYQIAPRREGDIASCYADPGLAARELGWTAKKGIDEMCADTWRWQQRNPQGYL from the coding sequence ATGACTGCAAAACTCAAAACCATACTGGTCACCGGCGGCGCCGGTTATATCGGTTCTCACACCAACGTGGAGCTCCTGGAAGCCGGCTATGAGGTGGTGGTTCTGGACAACCTGAGCAACAGCCAGTACACCGCCATCGAACGGGTCGAGGAGATCACCGGCAGAAAAATCACATTCATCGAGGCCGACCTGCGCGACAAGGATGCCACCATTGCCGTTTTCCACCGGCATGCCATCGATGCGGTGATTCACTTTGCCGGACTCAAGGCCGTGGGGGAATCCGTGCATATCCCCATTCCCTATTACCAGAACAACATTGGGGGCACCCTGAACCTCCTGGAGGCCATGGATGCCGCGAACGTGAAAAACCTGGTATTCAGCTCTTCGGCCACGGTCTATGGCGATCCGGCCTCCCTGCCGATTACCGAGGATTTCCCGGTGTCCGCCACCAATCCCTATGGCCGCTCAAAGCTGATCATCGAGGAAATGCTGGCGGATGTGTATATCTCTGATGAAGCATGGAACATTGCCCGCCTGCGCTACTTCAACCCCGTGGGCGCCCACCCAAGCGGATGCATCGGGGAATCTCCCAACGACATTCCCAATAACCTCATGCCTTATATCAGCCAGGTAGCCGTGGGACGGCTCGAAAAGCTATCGGTATTCGGTGATGACTATCCCACACATGACGGCACCGGCGTGCGTGACTACATCCATGTGGTGGATCTCGCCAGGGGCCACATCAAGGCTCTTGAGAAATTGTCCCAGTCCCCGGGGATGGTGACCTATAACCTGGGTACCGGCCAGGGCTATTCCGTGCTGGACATGCTGAAAGCCTTCGAAAAGGCCAGTGGCCGGGAGATTGCCTATCAGATTGCTCCGCGCCGGGAAGGGGATATCGCCAGTTGCTATGCCGATCCCGGCCTGGCAGCCAGGGAACTGGGCTGGACGGCGAAAAAAGGCATCGATGAAATGTGCGCCGATACCTGGCGCTGGCAGCAGCGCAATCCCCAAGGCTATCTTTGA
- the murU gene encoding N-acetylmuramate alpha-1-phosphate uridylyltransferase MurU, giving the protein MVSPRTAMILAAGRGERLRPLTDHVPKPLLEVGGKPLIVWHLEKLAAAGFTDVVINHAHLGRQIEDALGDGRRWGLHIHYSVEGEGQALETGGGICKALPLLGDHPFLFISGDVFSDVDYARLELAESDLAQLLLVKNPPHHPQGDFFLHQGRVHMRGEPRLTFSGIGICDPRLFEGCKCVPFRLAPLLRYAMTKGLVGGSHHEGYWLDVGTPERYQQLKARLEHGTGNHA; this is encoded by the coding sequence ATGGTATCGCCCCGCACCGCCATGATACTGGCTGCCGGCCGCGGCGAACGCCTGCGGCCTCTGACGGATCATGTGCCCAAGCCCCTGCTGGAAGTGGGAGGCAAGCCTCTGATCGTCTGGCATCTGGAAAAACTCGCTGCGGCCGGCTTCACGGATGTGGTCATCAACCACGCCCACCTGGGCCGGCAAATCGAGGACGCCCTGGGGGATGGAAGGCGCTGGGGCCTGCATATCCATTATTCGGTTGAAGGTGAAGGGCAGGCCCTGGAAACCGGCGGCGGTATCTGCAAGGCCCTGCCGTTACTGGGAGACCATCCTTTTCTGTTTATCAGTGGAGATGTTTTCAGTGATGTGGACTATGCCCGCCTGGAACTGGCCGAAAGCGACCTGGCCCAGCTGCTGCTGGTGAAGAATCCCCCTCACCACCCACAAGGGGATTTCTTTCTTCATCAGGGGCGAGTACATATGCGGGGGGAACCCCGGCTGACTTTCAGTGGTATCGGTATTTGTGATCCCAGGCTGTTCGAGGGTTGCAAGTGCGTACCTTTCCGCCTGGCTCCTCTGTTACGGTATGCAATGACAAAAGGACTGGTCGGTGGCTCCCATCATGAGGGATACTGGCTGGATGTGGGCACGCCGGAACGATACCAACAACTAAAGGCAAGACTGGAACATGGGACAGGAAATCACGCATAG
- a CDS encoding glutamate-cysteine ligase family protein gives MGQEITHSSFSEEDFRRFRDRVVAETALLEQWMAEGLLDTGEPMAGSEIEAWLVNDRGLPAPQNHLFLERMNDPMVVPELSTFNVELNTEPVCFSAGMFDHMHDELASLWRRCEEVAHADGAHMLMIGILPTVQQSDLCLANISGMQRYQALNEQVLRMRDGQPLSLDISALEHLVAEHDDVMLEAATTSFQIHLKIDPEQARRAYNISKMISAPMVALSANSPFLFGHELWDETRIPLFEQSVAVGASDYSKRVTFGVRYAEHSIMECFEANRDRYPVLLPQLMDEPVESLAHLRLHNGTIWRWNRPLVGFSENGKPHIRIEHRVVPSGPSPLDVVANAAFYFGLLRELIDSENRAEERLPFITAKENFYSAACRGLHSRITWFDGQEGSIVDLCLQKLLPQARAGLERMGIPAQETARWLGIIEARIEGRQTGAHWQRKWVARYGKDFPALVRAYREMQDSGKPVSQWNL, from the coding sequence ATGGGACAGGAAATCACGCATAGCAGTTTTTCCGAGGAGGATTTTCGCCGTTTCCGCGACCGGGTGGTGGCTGAAACGGCATTGCTGGAACAATGGATGGCGGAAGGCCTGCTGGATACCGGTGAACCCATGGCGGGCAGTGAGATCGAAGCCTGGCTGGTGAACGACCGGGGCCTGCCGGCGCCACAGAACCATCTTTTTCTCGAGCGCATGAACGATCCCATGGTCGTGCCCGAGCTCTCCACCTTCAATGTAGAGCTCAACACCGAGCCGGTATGCTTTTCAGCAGGCATGTTCGATCACATGCATGATGAGCTGGCGAGCCTGTGGCGGCGCTGTGAAGAGGTGGCTCACGCCGATGGCGCGCATATGCTTATGATCGGCATCCTTCCCACGGTACAGCAGTCGGATCTGTGTCTGGCCAATATCTCCGGCATGCAGCGTTACCAGGCCCTCAATGAGCAGGTGTTGCGCATGCGTGACGGCCAGCCCCTGTCTCTGGATATCAGTGCCCTGGAACACCTGGTGGCAGAGCATGATGATGTGATGCTGGAAGCGGCAACGACCTCTTTCCAGATTCACCTGAAAATCGATCCGGAGCAGGCCAGGCGTGCCTACAATATTTCCAAGATGATCTCGGCGCCCATGGTGGCTCTGTCCGCCAACTCGCCTTTCCTGTTCGGTCATGAGCTGTGGGATGAGACCCGGATTCCCCTGTTCGAACAATCCGTGGCTGTGGGGGCCAGTGATTACTCCAAGCGCGTGACCTTTGGCGTACGCTATGCGGAACATTCCATCATGGAGTGTTTCGAGGCCAATCGTGACCGCTATCCGGTGCTGTTGCCCCAACTCATGGATGAGCCGGTGGAATCCCTGGCCCACCTGCGCCTGCACAATGGCACCATCTGGCGCTGGAACCGTCCTCTGGTGGGATTTTCGGAGAATGGAAAGCCGCATATCCGCATCGAGCACCGGGTGGTTCCCAGTGGCCCTTCTCCCTTGGATGTAGTGGCCAATGCGGCATTTTATTTTGGCCTGTTGCGGGAACTCATCGATTCGGAAAACCGCGCTGAGGAACGCCTGCCTTTCATCACCGCCAAGGAAAATTTCTACAGCGCGGCCTGCCGGGGCCTTCATTCCCGCATCACCTGGTTCGACGGTCAGGAAGGCAGTATTGTGGATTTATGCCTGCAGAAACTCCTGCCTCAGGCCCGCGCCGGTCTGGAACGTATGGGTATTCCTGCTCAGGAAACCGCGCGTTGGCTGGGTATCATCGAAGCACGGATTGAGGGACGCCAGACCGGCGCTCACTGGCAGCGGAAATGGGTGGCCCGGTACGGTAAGGATTTTCCTGCCCTGGTACGGGCTTACCGGGAAATGCAGGACAGTGGAAAGCCAGTTTCCCAGTGGAATCTGTGA
- a CDS encoding GDSL-type esterase/lipase family protein — protein MTPHPAMQSAVVALLLALLLSACSEQQPALQPLEPGDRILAFGDSLTWGTGTDREHAWPAVLARLSGHPVINAGVPGEISAQGLQRLPGLLEAHHPALVILLHGGNDLLRKLPEKDIAANLRAMIAQIREKHAQVMLIAVPRPSLLLSDADFYSGVAREENIPILEDSLADLLGSSANRSDTVHLNRFGYGLLARQLYQFIRQQGGLQ, from the coding sequence ATGACCCCTCATCCGGCCATGCAGAGTGCCGTTGTTGCTCTCCTCCTGGCGCTGCTGCTGTCCGCTTGTTCAGAACAACAACCAGCCCTGCAGCCTCTGGAACCCGGTGACCGCATCCTTGCCTTCGGCGACAGCCTGACCTGGGGAACCGGCACCGACCGGGAGCACGCCTGGCCTGCGGTATTGGCAAGGCTGAGCGGACACCCCGTGATCAATGCCGGCGTGCCCGGAGAAATAAGCGCCCAGGGATTACAGCGCCTGCCCGGGCTACTTGAAGCCCATCACCCCGCACTGGTGATCCTGCTGCACGGCGGCAATGACCTGCTACGCAAACTCCCGGAAAAAGACATCGCCGCCAACCTGCGGGCGATGATCGCGCAGATTCGGGAAAAACATGCCCAGGTGATGCTGATCGCCGTGCCCCGTCCTTCCCTGCTCCTCTCGGATGCCGATTTCTACTCCGGGGTAGCCAGGGAGGAAAATATCCCGATTCTCGAAGACAGCCTGGCAGATCTGTTAGGATCATCAGCCAATCGTTCCGACACCGTTCATCTCAACCGGTTCGGTTACGGGCTGCTGGCCCGGCAACTGTACCAGTTCATCAGGCAACAGGGAGGCCTGCAATGA
- a CDS encoding M14 family metallopeptidase, with amino-acid sequence MYAELYDIPRGLLDLRAHELHGSLGGPTLIHLTGRRDAPLFVSVLMHGNEDVGWEAVRHMLRKYRPGGGEQELPRSLSLFIGNTSAAAAGMRRLAGQPDYNRVWPGSEMPRTAEHAMMESIVDTMARKGVFASVDVHNNTGLNPHYACVNVVRTESLHLAAMFSRTVVYFTRPRGVASMAMTELCPAVTLECGKVGQVHGVQHASEYLDACLHLDHHPEHPIAPQDIDLFHTVAIVKIPPQVSFGFGCRNHDLCLLDDLEKLNFREIPAGTSFGRVREGMDIPLDVKNELNHDVATRYFTVDRGELLTRSPVMPSMLTRNEQVIRQDCLCYLMERFDWHLEDAEMPGSDRETSD; translated from the coding sequence ATGTACGCAGAGCTGTATGACATTCCCCGGGGACTCCTGGATCTCAGAGCCCATGAGTTACACGGTTCTCTGGGTGGCCCCACCCTGATCCATCTGACCGGCCGCCGCGATGCGCCTTTGTTCGTGTCTGTGCTCATGCATGGCAATGAAGACGTGGGCTGGGAGGCAGTGCGTCACATGCTGCGCAAGTATCGTCCTGGCGGTGGTGAGCAGGAGTTGCCCCGCTCCCTGTCCCTGTTCATCGGGAATACCTCTGCTGCTGCTGCCGGTATGCGCCGGTTGGCGGGGCAGCCGGATTACAACCGGGTCTGGCCCGGCAGTGAAATGCCTCGCACGGCCGAGCACGCCATGATGGAAAGCATCGTGGACACCATGGCCCGCAAGGGCGTGTTCGCCAGCGTGGATGTACACAACAATACCGGTCTCAACCCGCATTATGCCTGCGTCAACGTAGTGCGTACCGAATCCCTGCATCTTGCGGCCATGTTCAGCCGTACGGTGGTGTACTTCACTCGCCCCAGGGGAGTGGCTTCCATGGCCATGACGGAACTTTGTCCGGCAGTGACCCTGGAGTGCGGCAAGGTGGGACAGGTGCATGGCGTGCAGCATGCCAGTGAATACCTGGATGCCTGCCTGCACCTCGACCACCATCCTGAACACCCCATCGCGCCCCAGGATATCGACCTGTTCCATACCGTGGCCATCGTCAAGATCCCCCCGCAGGTGAGCTTTGGATTTGGTTGCCGCAATCATGATCTGTGCCTGCTGGATGACCTGGAAAAACTCAATTTCCGGGAGATCCCCGCGGGCACCAGCTTTGGTCGGGTGCGGGAAGGGATGGATATCCCTCTGGATGTGAAGAACGAGCTCAATCACGACGTGGCCACACGCTATTTCACCGTGGACAGAGGTGAGTTGCTCACCCGTTCCCCGGTGATGCCTTCCATGCTCACTCGCAATGAACAGGTTATTCGCCAGGATTGCTTGTGTTATCTCATGGAGCGTTTTGATTGGCACCTGGAAGATGCGGAAATGCCCGGCTCTGATCGGGAAACCTCTGATTGA